A genomic region of Longimicrobiales bacterium contains the following coding sequences:
- a CDS encoding ECF-type sigma factor — protein sequence MTRPMEAPLLRKDVSAALRTVDPAGGTPLDALVELLYDELREMARRQLAHEAAGHTLQPTALLHEAYLKLGHSPQIALHERAYFFAAAARAMRQVLIEHARRRNSHKRGSGAVPVSLDASGLAVDATAVELLDLDRALEELAAHRARAAQVVECRYFGGLTTEETALVLGVSARTVKSDWALARAWLYDRLGTGSGDA from the coding sequence ATGACCAGGCCAATGGAAGCACCTCTACTGCGCAAAGATGTCTCCGCCGCCCTTCGCACCGTCGACCCTGCCGGCGGCACGCCGCTCGACGCGCTGGTGGAGCTGCTGTATGACGAGCTCAGGGAGATGGCGCGCCGGCAGCTCGCCCACGAGGCCGCGGGACACACGCTGCAGCCCACGGCGCTGCTGCACGAAGCGTATCTCAAGCTGGGCCACTCGCCACAGATCGCGTTGCACGAGCGCGCCTACTTCTTTGCGGCCGCCGCACGCGCCATGCGCCAGGTTCTCATCGAGCACGCGCGACGCCGCAACAGCCATAAGCGCGGCAGCGGCGCGGTGCCGGTGAGCCTCGATGCGAGCGGCCTCGCCGTCGACGCAACAGCAGTCGAGTTGCTCGATCTCGACCGGGCCCTCGAGGAGCTCGCGGCTCACCGCGCTCGCGCCGCACAGGTGGTCGAGTGCCGCTACTTCGGTGGTCTCACGACAGAGGAGACCGCCCTGGTGCTGGGAGTTTCAGCGCGCACCGTCAAGTCGGACTGGGCGCTGGCGCGCGCCTGGCTCTACGATCGCCTCGGAACGGGGTCCGGCGACGCCTGA